From Skermanella sp. TT6, a single genomic window includes:
- a CDS encoding amidohydrolase family protein: MGDLIVQARWVVTGIQDRHTPVVIEDGAVLSRGGTIAAAGSLDEMKRLAPQAAVRSYPDHVMLPGFVNSHHHVGLTPLQLGSPDHALELWFASRMPARRIDLYLDTLYSAFEMIASGITTVQHIHGWMQGGYDAVHGAASKVLGAYRDLGMRASYCYAVREQNRLVYEADEAFCARLPGPLGAELLAYLKSQALPFEDFLTLFDQLTRENEGQRLTRIQLAPANLHWCTDEGLLALNEKSKAAGVPMHMHLLETAYQKEYAMRRTGKTAVRHLHDLGLLSPRMTLGHGVWLTEEDIDIAADTGTCICHNCSSNFRLRSGIAPLNVFEKKGITVGMGLDEAGINDDRDMLQEMRLALRVHRTPGMEDDVPTCPQVLRMATESGARTTAFGEQIGRLDPGRFFDAVLINWKTATYPFQDPDIPMLDAVIQRAKTSAVDAVYIDGELVYAEGRFTRIDRDQVLAEIAETLSRPRTPDEVARRELGNVVFPHVKSFYDGYIREGEAKPFYGQSAMF; this comes from the coding sequence ATGGGAGACCTCATCGTCCAGGCCCGCTGGGTCGTCACCGGCATCCAGGATCGCCACACCCCCGTCGTCATCGAGGACGGCGCGGTGCTGTCGCGCGGCGGAACCATCGCCGCCGCCGGTTCCCTCGACGAGATGAAGCGGCTGGCGCCCCAGGCGGCGGTGCGGAGTTATCCGGACCACGTCATGCTGCCGGGTTTCGTCAACAGCCACCACCATGTGGGCCTGACGCCCCTCCAGCTCGGCTCGCCGGACCATGCGCTGGAACTGTGGTTCGCCAGCCGCATGCCGGCCCGGCGGATCGACCTCTATCTCGACACGCTCTATTCCGCCTTCGAGATGATCGCGTCCGGCATCACCACCGTGCAGCATATCCACGGCTGGATGCAGGGCGGCTACGACGCGGTCCACGGCGCCGCCTCGAAGGTGCTGGGGGCCTATCGCGACCTGGGCATGCGGGCGTCCTACTGCTATGCCGTCCGCGAGCAGAACCGGCTGGTCTACGAGGCCGACGAGGCGTTCTGCGCGCGCCTGCCGGGGCCGCTCGGTGCCGAGCTGCTGGCATACCTGAAGTCCCAGGCCCTGCCGTTCGAGGATTTCCTGACGCTGTTCGACCAGCTGACGCGCGAGAACGAGGGCCAGCGCCTGACCCGTATCCAGCTGGCGCCGGCCAACCTGCACTGGTGCACCGACGAAGGGCTGCTGGCGCTGAACGAGAAGTCGAAGGCCGCCGGCGTGCCGATGCACATGCACCTGCTGGAGACCGCGTACCAGAAGGAATACGCGATGCGCCGCACCGGCAAGACCGCCGTGCGCCACCTCCACGACCTGGGCCTGCTCAGCCCGCGCATGACGCTCGGCCACGGCGTCTGGCTGACGGAGGAGGACATCGACATCGCCGCCGATACCGGCACCTGCATCTGCCACAACTGCTCGTCCAACTTCCGCCTGCGCTCCGGGATCGCGCCGCTGAACGTCTTCGAGAAGAAGGGGATCACCGTCGGCATGGGCCTGGACGAAGCCGGGATCAACGACGACCGCGACATGCTCCAGGAGATGAGGCTGGCGCTGCGGGTCCACCGCACGCCCGGGATGGAGGACGACGTGCCGACCTGCCCGCAGGTGCTGAGGATGGCGACGGAGTCGGGCGCCCGCACCACCGCCTTCGGCGAGCAGATCGGCCGGCTGGACCCCGGCCGCTTCTTCGATGCGGTGCTGATCAACTGGAAGACCGCGACCTACCCGTTCCAGGACCCCGACATCCCGATGCTGGACGCCGTGATCCAGCGGGCCAAGACCAGCGCGGTCGACGCGGTCTATATCGACGGCGAGCTGGTCTACGCCGAGGGCCGCTTCACCCGCATCGATCGCGACCAAGTCCTGGCGGAGATCGCCGAGACCCTCTCCCGGCCGCGCACGCCGGACGAGGTCGCCCGCCGGGAACTCGGCAACGTCGTGTTCCCGCACGTCAAGTCCTTCTACGACGGCTACATCCGGGAGGGCGAGGCGAAGCCGTTCTACGGCCAGTCCGCGATGTTCTGA
- a CDS encoding DUF3422 family protein has translation MTATLTTPLRPLKDHALREALANEVHARPAESLRAPLRATHLAMLSGEGAGERDRAHLARLCERAGVAPPPAGATHYSADLGTCRIKWERHTEFSSYTVFRPAGNTKGGDGFSDTALMALPPEWLAGIAGEMLTGVHLSLVQSDSPLATPEGLQGVFGSDGFVGARMAGGGATGWTDFRIHADGFGRYVVSDHGLKPRQAGRLVQRLFEIDTYRMMALLALPLARGVLPRIRGIEAELARLTEQTTHIARMEDEQALLQQLSKLAAEAEQTSAETTYRFAAARAYNDLVTRRITELREDRIEGMQTIAEFMARRLTPAVDTCEAVAKRQESLSARIGRASNLLRTRVDLALEEQNRDLLLSMDRRASLQLRLQETVEGLSVVAISYYLIGIVSYLSKALKGVGLPIDPDLAVGIAVPVVLVLVWQGVRRIRKVVTGREGHG, from the coding sequence ATGACCGCCACGCTGACCACGCCCCTGCGCCCGCTGAAGGACCATGCCCTGCGCGAGGCGCTGGCCAACGAGGTCCATGCCCGGCCGGCGGAGAGCCTGAGGGCCCCGCTCCGGGCGACCCATCTCGCGATGCTGTCCGGCGAGGGAGCGGGCGAGCGGGACCGCGCCCATCTGGCCCGCCTGTGCGAGCGCGCCGGGGTGGCGCCGCCGCCGGCGGGGGCGACCCATTACAGCGCCGACCTGGGCACCTGCCGGATAAAGTGGGAGCGCCATACGGAGTTCAGCAGCTACACGGTGTTCCGGCCCGCCGGGAACACGAAGGGCGGCGACGGCTTCTCCGACACGGCGCTGATGGCCTTGCCGCCGGAATGGCTGGCCGGCATCGCGGGCGAGATGCTGACCGGCGTCCATCTGTCGCTGGTCCAGTCCGACTCGCCGCTGGCGACGCCGGAGGGGCTCCAGGGGGTGTTCGGGTCCGACGGGTTCGTCGGCGCCCGGATGGCCGGCGGCGGCGCCACCGGCTGGACCGACTTCCGCATCCATGCCGACGGGTTCGGGCGTTACGTGGTCTCCGACCACGGCCTCAAGCCGCGGCAGGCCGGGCGGCTGGTCCAGCGGCTGTTCGAGATCGACACCTACCGCATGATGGCCCTGCTGGCCCTGCCGCTGGCCCGCGGCGTGCTGCCGCGCATCCGCGGGATCGAGGCGGAACTGGCCCGTCTGACCGAGCAGACCACCCATATCGCCCGCATGGAGGACGAGCAGGCGCTGCTCCAGCAATTGTCGAAGCTGGCCGCCGAGGCGGAGCAGACCTCGGCCGAGACGACCTACCGCTTCGCCGCCGCCCGGGCCTACAACGACCTGGTGACCCGCCGGATCACCGAGCTGCGCGAGGACCGCATCGAGGGCATGCAGACCATCGCGGAATTCATGGCCCGCCGCCTGACCCCGGCGGTCGATACCTGCGAGGCGGTCGCCAAGCGGCAGGAATCCCTGTCGGCCCGCATCGGCCGCGCCAGCAACCTGCTGCGCACCCGGGTTGACCTGGCGCTGGAGGAGCAGAACCGCGACCTGCTCCTCTCCATGGACCGCCGCGCCAGTCTTCAGCTCAGATTGCAGGAGACGGTCGAGGGCCTGTCGGTGGTCGCGATCAGCTATTACCTGATCGGCATCGTCTCGTACCTGTCGAAGGCCTTGAAGGGCGTCGGCCTGCCGATCGACCCGGACTTGGCGGTCGGCATCGCGGTGCCGGTGGTGCTGGTGCTGGTCTGGCAGGGGGTGCGGCGGATCCGCAAGGTGGTGACCGGGCGGGAGGGGCATGGGTGA
- a CDS encoding sulfatase-like hydrolase/transferase: MTGAERSGRPAGAGEPAGFPLYPLLIAAYFPLYLMSADLGMTNLSDVVRPLAVCVLAALAATAGLGLLLGDRHRAALWVALGLVITFDFRLLQRMIDGVFSFWIEELPGIYALAGMVAAAVLIGWRARPGANFSRVATVAAAVMVAFPAATLVHRGLMVNTASADGGGERGPGDAAFEAVRPGGDLPDIVHIVLDGYSRADMLERYYGFDNSEFLDGLRSMGFAVADGATSPYSQTLQTMTSVFTASDLDGVGGERTGADLRDALRARLRHNPVMATLERLGYETAALDIRYDPVRMDQLDRLLDRHVLSNFEITGLRQTVFYPIALKAGLREASVPPETFAKAYERELTGPYFLYLHLLAPHPPFDVTRTGEALPPEGGFWSMNDGAHYTEHRPEKREAYRRGYVEKLLYTNDGILGLVGRIIGEAKRPTVVIIHGDHGGGLWFDHDSAERSCMQERFSPLLAVHASDGRLQRDLPRDIGLANLYRVVFNTYFGTAMPLLPARSVFVGWKQPEFRRVVAPAELARTCGPE; the protein is encoded by the coding sequence ATGACCGGGGCTGAGCGGTCCGGCAGGCCGGCCGGGGCCGGCGAGCCGGCTGGCTTTCCCCTGTATCCGCTGCTGATCGCGGCCTATTTCCCGCTCTACCTGATGTCGGCCGACCTGGGCATGACCAACCTGTCCGACGTCGTCCGCCCGCTGGCCGTGTGCGTGCTGGCCGCGTTGGCGGCCACCGCCGGGTTGGGCCTGCTGCTGGGCGATCGGCACCGGGCGGCGCTCTGGGTCGCGCTGGGCCTGGTGATCACCTTCGATTTCCGTCTGCTCCAGCGGATGATCGACGGCGTCTTCAGTTTCTGGATCGAGGAGCTTCCCGGCATCTACGCCCTGGCCGGCATGGTCGCCGCTGCGGTGCTTATCGGATGGCGGGCCCGGCCGGGCGCCAACTTCAGCCGGGTCGCCACCGTCGCCGCGGCCGTTATGGTGGCTTTTCCCGCCGCCACGCTGGTCCATCGCGGATTGATGGTCAACACGGCGTCGGCGGACGGCGGCGGAGAGCGGGGACCGGGCGATGCCGCGTTCGAGGCGGTCCGTCCCGGGGGTGACCTGCCCGACATCGTGCATATCGTGCTCGACGGCTATTCCCGCGCCGACATGCTGGAGCGCTATTACGGCTTCGACAATTCGGAATTCCTGGACGGGTTGCGGTCGATGGGGTTCGCCGTGGCGGATGGCGCCACCTCGCCCTACAGCCAGACGCTCCAGACCATGACCAGCGTCTTCACCGCCTCGGACCTCGACGGCGTCGGCGGGGAGAGGACGGGCGCCGACCTGCGCGACGCCCTGCGCGCCCGCCTCCGGCACAATCCGGTGATGGCAACCCTGGAGCGCCTGGGGTACGAGACCGCGGCGCTGGACATCCGCTACGATCCCGTCCGGATGGACCAGCTCGACCGGCTGCTGGACAGGCACGTGCTGAGCAATTTCGAGATCACCGGGCTTCGCCAGACCGTCTTCTACCCGATCGCCCTGAAGGCGGGGCTCCGCGAGGCCAGCGTCCCGCCGGAGACCTTCGCCAAAGCTTACGAGCGGGAGCTGACGGGGCCGTATTTCCTGTACCTGCACCTGCTGGCGCCGCATCCCCCCTTCGACGTGACGCGGACCGGCGAGGCGCTGCCGCCGGAAGGCGGGTTCTGGAGCATGAACGACGGCGCCCACTATACCGAGCACCGGCCGGAGAAGCGGGAGGCGTACCGGCGCGGCTATGTCGAAAAGCTGCTCTATACCAACGACGGCATCCTGGGGCTGGTAGGCAGGATCATCGGAGAGGCGAAGCGCCCCACCGTCGTCATCATCCACGGCGACCACGGCGGCGGCCTGTGGTTCGACCATGACAGCGCCGAGCGGAGCTGCATGCAGGAGCGGTTCTCGCCGCTGCTCGCGGTCCATGCCAGCGACGGACGGCTTCAGCGGGACCTGCCCCGCGACATCGGCCTGGCCAACCTGTACCGGGTGGTCTTCAACACCTATTTCGGTACGGCGATGCCCCTTCTGCCGGCGCGCAGCGTCTTCGTCGGCTGGAAGCAGCCGGAGTTTCGGCGCGTCGTCGCGCCGGCCGAACTGGCCCGGACCTGCGGACCGGAGTGA
- a CDS encoding ABC transporter ATP-binding protein: MSAADDQIHPAVSIRDVAKTWTPEGRPPVHALRNLSLDVMPGEFVVLLGPSGCGKSTLLYMIAGLEGASGGSIEQDGIPVTQPSAERGLIFQDASLFPWLTIADNVAFGLSVRGVPVTERRAVAADMLRSVGLGDMLDKKPDELSGGMRQRAACARALAMRPKVLMMDEPFAALDVQTRSKMQDFLLQIWRDSGASVILVTHSIDEAISLADRVVVFTARPGRVKTIVPIDLPRPRPSRDPRYHEYRDLFTELLADEVDRAFAEQEAV, from the coding sequence ATGAGCGCGGCCGACGATCAGATCCATCCCGCCGTCTCGATCCGGGACGTGGCCAAGACCTGGACGCCGGAAGGCCGTCCGCCGGTCCACGCGCTGCGCAACCTCAGCCTGGACGTCATGCCGGGCGAGTTCGTGGTGCTGCTGGGGCCTTCGGGCTGCGGCAAGTCCACGCTGCTCTACATGATCGCCGGGCTGGAAGGCGCCTCCGGCGGCAGTATCGAGCAGGACGGCATCCCGGTGACCCAACCGTCGGCCGAGCGCGGCCTGATCTTCCAGGACGCCTCGCTGTTCCCCTGGCTGACCATCGCCGACAACGTCGCCTTCGGGCTGTCGGTGCGGGGCGTCCCGGTGACGGAGCGGCGCGCCGTCGCCGCCGACATGCTGCGGTCGGTGGGCCTGGGCGACATGCTGGACAAGAAGCCGGACGAGCTGTCAGGCGGCATGCGCCAGCGCGCGGCCTGCGCGCGGGCGCTGGCGATGCGGCCCAAGGTGCTGATGATGGACGAGCCGTTCGCGGCGCTCGACGTCCAGACCCGGTCGAAGATGCAGGACTTCCTGCTCCAGATCTGGCGGGACAGCGGCGCCTCGGTGATCCTGGTCACCCACTCCATCGACGAGGCGATCTCGCTCGCCGACCGGGTGGTCGTCTTCACCGCGCGCCCCGGCCGGGTCAAGACCATCGTCCCGATCGACCTGCCGCGTCCCAGGCCGAGCCGGGACCCGCGCTACCACGAGTACCGCGACCTCTTCACCGAGCTGCTGGCCGACGAGGTGGACCGCGCCTTCGCCGAGCAGGAAGCGGTCTGA
- a CDS encoding ABC transporter permease, with product MSMTTKTEIGTVGRGSGQGAAARPSVPPKLRRHLVSLGWGLASIGLFTAIWEILWAVGWANPLLLPPPHLFLQDIPGTLAYFDQSNKVGSRGTGSGLTGLLLTILWTTSRVVLGLTLGFVLGVAVGAMVHYVRLVRNLLLPTILLLAPISPVAWLPVAIFVFGIGDVPAIFLVFITVFFAIVLSTVAQFESVPKNYLHVARIMGATEAQTFWRVILPAILPSLFMTLRLNLFAAWMVVLIAEAVGVGTGLGQITSMARATFNAKLVFFTMAIIGVLGFLFDWALRTIQGRMLWWVAPGQGGSR from the coding sequence ATGAGCATGACCACCAAGACGGAGATCGGCACCGTGGGACGGGGGAGCGGCCAGGGCGCCGCCGCCCGTCCTTCGGTCCCGCCGAAGCTTCGCCGCCATCTCGTCTCCCTCGGCTGGGGGCTGGCGTCCATCGGCCTGTTCACCGCGATCTGGGAGATCCTGTGGGCGGTCGGCTGGGCCAACCCGCTGCTGCTGCCGCCGCCGCACCTGTTCCTCCAGGATATTCCCGGCACGCTGGCCTATTTCGACCAGAGCAACAAGGTCGGCAGCCGGGGGACGGGCAGCGGGCTGACCGGGCTCCTCCTGACGATCCTGTGGACGACCAGCCGCGTCGTGCTGGGCCTGACGCTTGGCTTCGTGCTGGGCGTCGCGGTCGGCGCCATGGTCCATTACGTCAGGCTGGTCCGAAACCTGCTGCTGCCCACGATCCTGCTGCTGGCGCCGATCTCCCCGGTGGCCTGGCTGCCGGTCGCGATCTTCGTGTTCGGGATCGGCGACGTGCCGGCGATCTTCCTGGTGTTCATCACCGTGTTCTTCGCGATCGTGCTGTCCACCGTCGCCCAGTTCGAGAGCGTGCCGAAGAACTACCTGCACGTCGCCCGCATCATGGGCGCGACCGAGGCGCAGACCTTCTGGCGCGTGATCCTTCCCGCCATCCTGCCGAGCCTGTTCATGACGCTGCGCCTGAACCTGTTCGCCGCCTGGATGGTCGTGCTGATCGCCGAGGCGGTCGGGGTCGGCACCGGCCTGGGCCAGATCACCAGCATGGCGCGGGCCACGTTCAACGCCAAGCTGGTCTTCTTCACCATGGCGATCATCGGCGTGCTGGGCTTCCTGTTCGACTGGGCGCTCCGCACCATCCAGGGGCGCATGCTGTGGTGGGTGGCCCCCGGCCAGGGAGGTTCGCGATGA
- a CDS encoding substrate-binding domain-containing protein yields the protein MCDRDGTFFRKFSSAEFSRRGFLKTSAAGAATVAIPAHLAALLTPTAAHAATTVKATHGSGFCNMGIFLAKERELTKADGVDLEFVVTPSNTEITTMFGAGLVDISMIPYSNFMTLYDAGAPVRIVAGGGVQGCIIVAKEGIKSAADLKGKSFGTFQADTLEVLPYDYLKQAGMSFQDVDIRYLNTSPELAQAFIAGAVDAICHIEPYASQCVMGRPGATVLSDGTDLYGKGYSDCVLAARIPLLESNPGAVKAVIKALMVAQSQAESDKQAALNDTVGSYYKTTMEAALDASNKQPIVVDQRNQQQFIIDRGRSMQELGYIRNMPDAGAFDWSLLDQVIAENGELYGSLHLKSAA from the coding sequence ATGTGCGATCGTGACGGCACCTTCTTCCGCAAATTCTCGTCGGCCGAATTTTCCCGGCGCGGCTTCCTGAAGACCTCGGCCGCCGGCGCCGCGACGGTGGCGATCCCCGCCCATCTGGCGGCCCTGCTGACCCCGACGGCGGCCCATGCCGCGACCACGGTCAAGGCGACCCACGGCTCGGGCTTCTGCAACATGGGGATCTTCCTCGCCAAGGAGCGGGAACTGACCAAGGCCGACGGCGTCGATCTGGAATTCGTCGTGACGCCGTCCAACACCGAGATCACGACCATGTTCGGAGCCGGGCTGGTCGACATCTCGATGATCCCGTACTCCAACTTCATGACCCTCTACGACGCCGGCGCGCCGGTCCGCATCGTGGCCGGCGGCGGCGTCCAGGGCTGCATCATCGTGGCGAAGGAGGGCATCAAGTCGGCCGCCGACCTGAAGGGCAAGAGCTTCGGAACCTTCCAGGCCGACACGCTGGAGGTGCTGCCCTACGACTACCTGAAGCAGGCCGGCATGAGCTTCCAGGACGTCGATATCCGCTACCTGAACACCTCGCCCGAGCTGGCCCAGGCCTTCATCGCCGGCGCCGTGGACGCGATCTGCCATATCGAACCCTATGCCTCCCAGTGCGTGATGGGGCGCCCCGGCGCCACCGTGCTGTCGGACGGCACCGACCTCTACGGCAAGGGCTATTCCGACTGCGTGCTGGCCGCCCGCATTCCGTTGCTGGAGAGCAATCCGGGCGCGGTCAAGGCGGTGATCAAGGCGCTGATGGTCGCCCAGTCGCAGGCCGAGTCCGACAAGCAGGCCGCCCTCAACGACACCGTCGGCAGCTATTACAAGACGACCATGGAAGCGGCGCTGGACGCGTCCAACAAGCAGCCGATCGTCGTGGACCAACGCAACCAGCAGCAATTCATCATCGACCGGGGCCGGTCGATGCAGGAGTTGGGCTATATCCGCAACATGCCCGACGCCGGCGCCTTCGACTGGAGCCTGCTGGATCAGGTGATCGCCGAGAACGGCGAGCTGTACGGCTCGCTCCACCTGAAGTCCGCCGCCTGA
- a CDS encoding carbon-nitrogen hydrolase family protein: protein MEKLFRVGAASLGPADDGPACALARAERAVEALAGAGAGLVVLPELFAVPYAAAEDPGRRPYPAEPLDGPTAAWAVGVASRLGVPILFGMALSPGGPGKPFNAAVLARPEGTAEAIALKIHLPPAAPGDRFGEADHFAPGPGRIGAVPVGPIRLAALVCYDRRFPECWRAAAAAGADVVAVPVAGPAPGDPDGIFLAELRTHARANAVYAVSAARSGTETVTGRAVRHDGDTVAVGPDGAVVAGPGPAVLAGIDPARLALASERNPTARRLRPLIPQRS from the coding sequence ATGGAAAAACTGTTTCGGGTCGGCGCGGCCTCCCTCGGGCCGGCCGACGACGGGCCGGCCTGCGCGCTGGCCCGGGCGGAGCGGGCCGTCGAGGCGCTCGCCGGGGCGGGCGCCGGCCTGGTGGTGCTGCCCGAGCTGTTCGCCGTGCCCTATGCCGCGGCGGAGGACCCCGGGCGCCGCCCTTACCCGGCGGAGCCGCTGGACGGCCCGACCGCGGCCTGGGCGGTCGGGGTCGCTTCCCGCCTCGGCGTCCCGATCCTGTTCGGCATGGCGCTGTCCCCCGGCGGGCCGGGCAAGCCGTTCAACGCGGCCGTCCTGGCCCGGCCGGAGGGCACCGCCGAGGCGATCGCGCTGAAGATCCACCTGCCGCCCGCCGCTCCCGGCGATCGCTTCGGCGAGGCCGATCACTTCGCGCCCGGACCGGGACGGATCGGCGCCGTGCCTGTCGGTCCGATCCGGCTGGCGGCGCTGGTCTGCTACGACCGGCGGTTCCCCGAATGCTGGCGCGCGGCGGCCGCCGCGGGGGCGGACGTGGTCGCCGTGCCGGTGGCGGGGCCGGCGCCCGGCGATCCCGACGGCATCTTCCTGGCCGAGCTGCGCACCCATGCCCGGGCCAACGCGGTCTACGCCGTCTCGGCCGCCCGGTCCGGTACCGAAACGGTCACCGGCCGCGCCGTCCGCCACGATGGCGATACGGTCGCGGTCGGACCCGACGGTGCCGTCGTCGCCGGCCCCGGTCCCGCCGTCCTGGCCGGCATCGATCCCGCCCGGCTGGCCCTCGCGTCGGAACGCAACCCGACGGCCCGCCGGCTCCGCCCTCTTATTCCCCAACGATCATGA
- a CDS encoding peptidoglycan-binding protein, with translation MRAIILLLTILLAGCVTGTAPDAGPGVGASASVGPASPQAHGQAQAQTQADGSVRLVTRVQDLLALLGHDPGGADGIAGPATRSAMARAAADLRIPVPEEPDFRFARALEAAVTDRVRTAQRQLAVRGYDPGAADGQLGPRTRRALARYRADNGLPNGPAIVADWPEPEREAKPVQPEAPARDPAPPGPLTPGRRITVLLPGETEGRVLTVADDGTVEVPGMGTVQAAGRHASEIEKDIAVGMLDRYIATLVGAVRVDVLPP, from the coding sequence ATGCGTGCGATCATCCTGCTCCTCACGATCCTGCTCGCAGGCTGCGTCACCGGCACCGCTCCGGACGCCGGCCCCGGCGTGGGCGCATCGGCAAGCGTCGGGCCGGCGAGCCCGCAGGCGCACGGCCAAGCCCAGGCCCAGACCCAGGCCGACGGGAGCGTGCGGCTGGTCACGCGCGTGCAGGATCTCCTCGCCCTGCTCGGCCATGATCCCGGAGGCGCCGACGGCATCGCCGGCCCGGCGACCAGGTCGGCCATGGCGCGGGCCGCCGCCGACCTCCGCATCCCGGTGCCGGAGGAACCCGACTTCCGCTTCGCCCGCGCGCTCGAAGCGGCCGTGACCGACCGCGTCCGCACCGCCCAGCGGCAGCTTGCCGTCCGGGGATACGATCCGGGGGCCGCCGACGGGCAACTCGGTCCCCGCACCCGCCGGGCGCTCGCCCGCTACCGCGCCGACAACGGCCTGCCGAACGGCCCGGCGATCGTGGCGGACTGGCCGGAGCCGGAACGGGAGGCGAAGCCGGTTCAGCCCGAGGCTCCAGCCCGCGATCCCGCCCCTCCCGGACCGCTGACGCCGGGCCGGCGAATCACCGTCCTGCTGCCCGGGGAGACGGAAGGACGCGTCCTGACGGTCGCGGACGACGGAACGGTGGAGGTGCCGGGCATGGGTACCGTCCAGGCCGCCGGGAGGCATGCGTCGGAGATCGAGAAGGATATCGCGGTCGGAATGCTCGACCGCTACATCGCGACCCTGGTCGGCGCCGTCCGCGTTGATGTCCTGCCGCCGTGA
- a CDS encoding di-heme-cytochrome C peroxidase produces the protein MKYTHMALLVTATLLASGCDKIKEFLPPDLPPAPVVKEAKWLDQNWSQADRHWFHHATQGTSTFPIPYSWFVALEQPEITIFSAAPLLRDETYLSRFGFIPSPKATPGLAAADSNRWGQKAGEVNPDMLPVGFARTPGYDDPATGRKLPDQVGLTCAACHTGHLEYKGVSLRFDGGTAPVDFGKFQTVLGLSLAYTKYLPFRFGRFADRVLGPNHTADQKAELKAQLDALIVAGEVLSKKMKELPGADAAEGFARLDALTRIGNAVFVNALVGAKDAPGFDPWQNFARISAPVKFPHTWNTSWFDWVQYDASIMQPMVRNAGEALGVAAKINLTNPGRELYASSVQVGNIHDMEEMLAGSDPLRKVPGPDGQEVPQGFNGLLAPTWPAKEFGAIDPARRDEGRKLYRDLCQGCHLPPVNDPDKEFWSDKYWTELPQATGKYLKVTQVPISFVGTDPGQAEILQTRTVTVPPYVAIDYKDPCAPPSADAAQPVTTTSFAAALGYTVQRATETWYLNNKVPPERQEEMNGNRANCLQAKAVYKARPLDGIWAVPPFLHNGSVPTLHDLLLPAAQRPKSFCLGGREYDPKKLGYEASCATGTTVVDTTVAGSLNTGHEFKDGPKGNGVIGRALSEAERMALLEYLKSL, from the coding sequence ATGAAATACACCCATATGGCATTGCTGGTCACGGCCACGCTGCTCGCGTCGGGCTGCGACAAGATCAAGGAATTCCTCCCGCCCGACCTGCCGCCGGCCCCCGTCGTCAAGGAGGCGAAGTGGCTGGACCAGAACTGGAGCCAGGCGGACCGGCACTGGTTCCACCATGCCACCCAGGGCACCTCGACCTTCCCGATCCCCTATTCCTGGTTCGTGGCCCTGGAGCAGCCGGAGATCACGATCTTCAGCGCCGCCCCCCTGCTCCGGGACGAGACCTACCTGTCGCGCTTCGGCTTCATCCCCAGCCCCAAGGCAACGCCGGGCCTCGCCGCGGCGGACTCCAACCGCTGGGGCCAGAAGGCCGGCGAGGTCAACCCCGACATGCTGCCGGTCGGGTTCGCCCGCACGCCCGGCTACGACGACCCCGCGACCGGCCGCAAGCTGCCCGACCAGGTCGGCCTGACCTGCGCCGCCTGCCATACCGGCCACTTGGAATACAAGGGCGTCAGCCTGCGCTTCGACGGCGGCACGGCGCCGGTCGATTTCGGCAAGTTCCAGACCGTGCTGGGCCTGTCGCTGGCCTATACCAAGTACCTGCCGTTCCGCTTCGGCCGCTTCGCCGACCGCGTGCTGGGGCCGAACCACACCGCCGACCAGAAGGCGGAGCTGAAGGCCCAGCTCGACGCGCTGATCGTCGCCGGCGAGGTGCTGTCCAAGAAGATGAAGGAGCTGCCGGGCGCCGACGCGGCCGAGGGCTTCGCCCGCCTGGACGCCCTGACCCGGATCGGCAACGCAGTCTTCGTCAACGCCCTGGTCGGCGCCAAGGACGCGCCGGGCTTCGACCCCTGGCAGAACTTCGCCCGCATCTCGGCGCCGGTGAAGTTCCCGCACACCTGGAACACCTCCTGGTTCGACTGGGTGCAGTACGACGCCTCGATCATGCAGCCGATGGTGCGCAACGCCGGCGAGGCGCTGGGCGTGGCGGCGAAGATCAACCTGACCAACCCCGGCCGCGAACTCTACGCCTCCTCCGTCCAGGTCGGGAACATCCACGACATGGAGGAGATGCTGGCCGGCTCCGACCCCCTCAGGAAGGTCCCCGGCCCCGACGGCCAGGAAGTGCCCCAGGGCTTCAACGGGCTGCTGGCACCGACATGGCCGGCGAAGGAGTTCGGCGCGATCGACCCGGCCAGGCGGGACGAGGGCCGCAAGCTCTACCGCGACCTGTGCCAGGGATGCCACCTGCCCCCGGTCAACGATCCGGACAAGGAATTCTGGTCCGACAAGTACTGGACCGAACTGCCCCAGGCGACCGGCAAATACCTGAAGGTCACCCAGGTCCCCATCTCCTTCGTCGGGACCGATCCTGGGCAGGCCGAAATCCTCCAGACCCGCACCGTGACGGTGCCGCCCTATGTCGCGATCGACTACAAGGACCCGTGCGCGCCGCCGTCGGCCGACGCGGCGCAGCCCGTGACCACCACCAGCTTCGCCGCGGCCCTGGGCTACACCGTGCAGCGGGCGACCGAGACCTGGTACCTGAACAACAAGGTGCCGCCCGAGCGGCAGGAGGAGATGAACGGCAACCGCGCCAACTGCCTCCAGGCCAAGGCGGTCTACAAGGCCCGCCCGCTCGACGGCATCTGGGCGGTCCCGCCGTTCCTGCACAACGGCTCGGTGCCGACCCTCCATGACCTGCTGCTCCCCGCGGCGCAGCGCCCCAAGAGCTTCTGCCTGGGCGGCCGTGAATACGACCCGAAGAAGCTCGGCTACGAGGCGTCCTGCGCCACGGGCACGACCGTGGTCGACACGACCGTCGCCGGCAGCCTGAACACCGGCCACGAGTTCAAGGACGGCCCCAAGGGCAACGGCGTCATCGGCCGCGCGCTGAGCGAGGCCGAGCGCATGGCCCTGCTGGAGTACCTGAAGAGCCTGTAG